The Brasilonema sennae CENA114 genome includes a region encoding these proteins:
- a CDS encoding response regulator transcription factor, with translation MRILIVEDDDRIAKPLAEYLRRQHHIVDITSDGIEGWEWSQSGLYELILLDLMLPKLDGITLCQRLRAASSNALILMLTARDTTGDKIIGLDAGADDYLVKPFDLKELAARIRALARRSQEIRPPILIHGEMQLDPATQQVTYAGDALSLTPKEYMILECFLRNPNQVLTRSAILDKLWEIDKSSGEGSIKTHITNLRNKLRSAGSSEDFIENIYGIGYRLGHK, from the coding sequence ATGAGAATTTTGATAGTTGAAGATGACGATCGCATTGCCAAGCCATTAGCTGAGTATTTAAGACGCCAACACCATATTGTGGATATCACAAGCGATGGAATTGAGGGCTGGGAATGGTCTCAATCAGGGTTATACGAACTCATTTTATTAGATTTAATGCTCCCTAAATTAGATGGAATTACTCTGTGTCAGCGTTTACGTGCGGCTTCATCTAACGCTCTCATCTTAATGCTGACAGCACGAGATACAACAGGCGATAAAATTATTGGACTCGATGCTGGTGCTGATGATTATTTAGTCAAGCCGTTTGATCTAAAAGAGTTAGCAGCACGCATCAGGGCTTTAGCTAGGAGAAGTCAAGAGATTCGCCCACCGATTTTAATTCACGGGGAAATGCAACTCGATCCTGCTACCCAACAGGTTACTTATGCAGGGGATGCTCTATCATTAACCCCTAAAGAATACATGATATTAGAATGTTTTTTGAGAAACCCAAATCAAGTTTTGACTCGTTCGGCAATCCTCGATAAACTGTGGGAAATTGATAAATCTTCTGGAGAAGGAAGTATCAAAACTCATATCACCAATTTACGGAATAAACTCAGATCTGCTGGAAGTTCAGAAGACTTCATCGAAAATATTTATGGTATTGGTTATCGTCTCGGTCACAAGTAA
- a CDS encoding sensor histidine kinase, whose translation MFQKIRYRLLLSYLVVFASLLAIFGIAVRVAFTRSLTQQTTNRLIAIGQGAAANVEFEKGHLTVESDFRPQDLITRHQALQWFDIQGNLIAQQGETVLTLPLLPSKMVQIQTDKVPIQAVTIPIIGSDNNQLVGYVRVSQSLEEFEETLEKLDWGLGGGIIITLVLSGVGGILLTRQAMQPIEESFQRLKQFTADASHELRSPLMAIKINADLALEYPEEIGAKEVEKFQAIASATNQMTRLTEDLLFLARTDKVPNQNWETLNLTSILENLVQLYKPQAQAKQINLISQLSENLYLMGDSVQLTRLFTNLIENALYYTPSSGVVEIKTSRVASQLYVNVQDTGVGIAPEHIDKVFERFWRADLSRSYWGGGSGLGLAIAQAIAQNHGGLITVTSQLGIGSCFTVRLPAS comes from the coding sequence GTGTTTCAAAAAATTCGGTATCGGTTGTTATTGTCTTACTTAGTGGTGTTCGCATCGCTGCTGGCAATATTTGGGATCGCAGTCCGAGTTGCTTTCACTCGCAGTCTGACTCAACAAACAACAAATAGACTCATAGCCATAGGACAAGGTGCGGCTGCAAATGTAGAGTTTGAAAAAGGTCACCTGACAGTAGAAAGTGACTTTCGTCCACAAGACTTAATAACTCGTCATCAAGCATTGCAGTGGTTTGATATTCAGGGAAATTTGATTGCCCAACAAGGAGAAACTGTCTTAACTTTACCCTTGTTACCAAGCAAAATGGTGCAAATTCAGACTGATAAAGTTCCTATTCAAGCAGTGACTATACCAATTATTGGTAGCGATAATAATCAACTAGTTGGGTATGTCAGAGTAAGTCAATCTCTAGAAGAATTTGAGGAAACCCTGGAAAAATTGGACTGGGGATTAGGCGGTGGAATTATTATAACTTTGGTTCTTAGTGGAGTTGGGGGAATTTTACTAACTCGTCAAGCGATGCAGCCAATTGAGGAGAGTTTTCAAAGACTCAAACAGTTTACTGCTGATGCTTCCCACGAACTACGCAGTCCGTTAATGGCAATTAAAATTAATGCTGATTTGGCGCTAGAATACCCAGAAGAAATAGGAGCAAAAGAGGTAGAAAAGTTTCAGGCGATCGCCAGCGCTACTAACCAGATGACTCGCCTCACAGAAGACTTACTATTCTTAGCACGCACCGATAAAGTTCCGAATCAAAATTGGGAGACTCTCAATTTAACGTCTATTTTAGAGAACTTAGTACAACTGTATAAACCTCAAGCTCAAGCCAAGCAAATTAACTTGATATCTCAGTTGAGCGAAAATCTTTATTTGATGGGTGATTCAGTTCAATTGACACGGCTATTTACGAATTTAATTGAAAACGCCCTTTATTACACACCATCATCCGGTGTAGTTGAAATCAAAACTAGTCGTGTCGCTTCCCAGCTTTATGTGAACGTGCAAGACACAGGTGTGGGAATTGCGCCAGAACATATCGACAAGGTTTTTGAGCGCTTTTGGCGAGCAGATCTGTCTCGTTCTTATTGGGGAGGTGGTTCTGGTTTGGGGTTAGCGATCGCTCAAGCCATTGCTCAAAATCATGGTGGATTGATTACTGTCACGAGTCAATTAGGAATTGGTAGTTGTTTTACAGTACGCTTACCAGCTTCTTGA
- a CDS encoding DUF2127 domain-containing protein, translating to MKNKRPPGLLAIVIYKTFVASLLAVTSIALLLALKNYQNLADFSESYVLETKMTIIELLIDKILKISPTKLKFSGIAIGVYAIVTAIEAVGLWYEKSWATLLVVGLVGISIPPEIFELIKGITILKFIVLFLNLAVFWYLLRHFMKHKK from the coding sequence GTGAAAAATAAGCGCCCACCTGGTTTATTAGCAATTGTCATTTACAAGACCTTTGTCGCTTCACTCTTAGCTGTTACTTCTATCGCCTTGCTATTAGCACTAAAAAATTACCAAAACTTAGCTGATTTTTCAGAATCTTATGTTTTAGAAACCAAAATGACAATTATTGAATTGCTCATAGATAAAATTCTGAAGATAAGTCCAACAAAACTGAAATTCAGCGGAATAGCTATTGGGGTTTATGCTATTGTAACTGCAATTGAAGCAGTTGGTTTGTGGTATGAAAAATCTTGGGCAACACTGTTAGTTGTGGGACTTGTTGGCATTAGTATCCCTCCAGAAATCTTTGAGTTAATTAAAGGAATTACAATACTAAAGTTCATAGTACTTTTCTTGAATTTAGCTGTCTTCTGGTACTTGCTGCGTCATTTTATGAAGCATAAAAAGTAA
- a CDS encoding PepSY domain-containing protein, which translates to MKTSTKIILTTAFFGTLGLAGLSRVVSAKQPQSPVAIVRQHHSVTQVAQASDGDGETNDDAQEQQEATKLQPLAKITAQQAQQAAETSVGGKASSVKLENENGNLVYAVEIAQQEIKVDAGNAKVLYTENANQEDDKNEATRPKSSIQVQQTSDGDGETNDDGK; encoded by the coding sequence ATGAAAACTTCAACAAAAATCATTTTGACAACAGCTTTTTTTGGTACTTTGGGACTTGCTGGATTATCGCGAGTTGTGTCTGCAAAACAACCACAATCTCCAGTTGCAATTGTGCGTCAGCATCATAGTGTTACCCAAGTTGCGCAAGCTAGTGATGGCGATGGTGAAACCAACGACGATGCACAAGAACAGCAAGAAGCAACTAAATTACAACCTCTAGCTAAAATTACAGCACAACAAGCACAGCAAGCAGCTGAAACATCTGTAGGAGGTAAAGCTAGCAGCGTCAAACTCGAAAATGAAAATGGCAACTTAGTTTATGCTGTAGAAATTGCCCAGCAAGAGATTAAAGTTGATGCTGGTAATGCTAAGGTTCTCTACACTGAGAATGCCAATCAAGAAGACGATAAGAATGAAGCCACTCGCCCCAAAAGTAGCATTCAAGTTCAGCAAACCAGTGATGGCGATGGTGAAACTAATGATGATGGTAAGTAG
- a CDS encoding phosphatase PAP2 family protein — protein MLRKISTFWLRYIHPRLAPLIATIGIVGLISCLLILFVLANLAEEVLEREAFAFDTTFLLWLHQFANPTLDNLMLAITSLGSSTTVVVVAALTLGTLWWRHYRVETYIFVLTCLGGLILNRGLKLFFSKPRPQLWTLLISEKSFSFPSGHALGSMVLYGFIAYILATHYRKFSQIIYTLAVILIVAIGTSRLYLGVHWPTDIIAGYGIGFLWLMICITMLKLQRLRQGQSLD, from the coding sequence ATGCTCCGAAAAATTTCAACTTTCTGGTTGCGTTATATACATCCTCGTTTGGCTCCTTTAATTGCCACAATTGGTATTGTTGGACTTATTAGTTGTCTGCTTATCCTTTTTGTTTTAGCAAACTTAGCTGAAGAGGTTTTAGAGCGAGAAGCTTTTGCATTTGATACGACTTTTCTGTTATGGCTACATCAGTTTGCTAATCCAACTCTAGATAATTTAATGCTGGCTATAACGAGTCTTGGTAGTTCAACGACAGTAGTAGTAGTGGCAGCATTGACTTTAGGAACACTTTGGTGGCGACATTACCGAGTCGAAACATATATTTTTGTGCTTACCTGTTTAGGAGGGTTAATTTTAAATAGAGGGTTAAAGTTATTTTTCTCTAAACCTCGTCCGCAACTTTGGACTCTTTTGATTTCTGAGAAGTCTTTTAGTTTTCCCAGTGGTCATGCATTAGGTTCTATGGTACTGTACGGTTTTATTGCTTATATACTAGCTACTCATTATCGGAAATTTTCACAGATAATCTACACTTTAGCAGTTATTTTAATTGTGGCAATTGGTACCAGTCGGCTGTATTTAGGAGTACATTGGCCGACAGATATAATTGCAGGTTACGGTATTGGATTTTTGTGGTTGATGATATGTATCACAATGCTGAAGCTACAGAGATTAAGGCAGGGACAGTCTCTTGATTGA
- a CDS encoding response regulator transcription factor — protein sequence MKILLVEDDERIALALAEALTDQHYVVDIASDGQVGWEFVEIFFYDLIVLDIMLPQLDGISFCQQLRRRGYSMPIIMLTAKDTSTDKVMGLDVGADDYVVKPFDLQELMARIRALLRRGIAILPPVLEWEDLCLDSSKLEVTYKGKSIHFSPKEYRILELFMRHTHRVFSRSEIIEHLWSFEKIPGEETVKVHIKSLRQKLKLAGASTDFIETIYGLGYRLKQSS from the coding sequence GTGAAAATTCTCTTGGTGGAAGACGATGAGCGGATTGCCCTAGCACTAGCAGAAGCGTTAACTGACCAACATTATGTGGTTGATATCGCGTCGGATGGTCAAGTAGGGTGGGAGTTTGTAGAAATTTTTTTCTATGACTTAATTGTATTAGATATAATGTTACCTCAGTTAGATGGTATCAGCTTTTGCCAGCAGTTGCGTAGAAGAGGTTATTCTATGCCAATTATAATGCTGACAGCTAAAGATACAAGCACTGATAAAGTTATGGGGCTAGATGTAGGTGCAGATGATTATGTGGTCAAACCCTTTGATTTACAAGAGTTAATGGCTCGAATTCGCGCTTTGCTGCGACGTGGAATTGCTATTTTACCTCCTGTTCTAGAATGGGAAGATTTGTGTTTAGACTCTAGTAAACTTGAGGTGACATATAAGGGAAAGTCGATACATTTTTCTCCAAAAGAATATCGAATATTAGAGTTATTTATGCGTCATACTCATCGAGTGTTTAGTCGTAGTGAAATTATTGAGCATCTTTGGTCTTTTGAGAAAATACCAGGAGAAGAAACAGTTAAAGTTCACATTAAAAGTTTACGTCAAAAATTAAAATTAGCTGGAGCATCTACTGATTTTATCGAGACAATCTACGGCTTGGGTTATCGCCTCAAGCAATCTTCTTAA
- a CDS encoding sensor histidine kinase, with translation MFQVLRWRLLLSYISVMVVILGVSTVVVYEFVAYKLYQKLDRQMITLADAAAHSLLTIKADAKAISRRTPRNLDYDQDLDIPWQDLYNNHQGVEWFDGNGRLLGHAGRYIPHIPFNPNTKVSQHKKIRSIIIPVYSASFIPERKQLQGYVRVNESIENLQEELDRLLWGFSCGGLIAVILTGVSSWWLTRRSLKPVEQSFQQLKQFTADASHELRSPLTVVKTSVEVMMNHPERIHPNDEKKLKAIASATNQMTRLVEDLLLLARTDATQTLTFKWVSIPLDELLEDLMDLLQLQADVKGIILKSEIPEEVFVKGNPVELKRLFSNLLENALQYTPTGGTVSVRVIRRDRFVFVSINDTGIGIAPEDIPLIFNRFWRAEKARSHREGGLGLGLAIAAAIAHAHSGEITVKSQVGVGSSFQVRLLAVLKT, from the coding sequence ATGTTTCAGGTTTTACGCTGGCGGCTTCTACTTTCATATATAAGTGTTATGGTGGTGATTTTGGGAGTATCCACTGTAGTTGTTTATGAGTTTGTTGCCTACAAACTTTATCAAAAACTAGACCGCCAGATGATTACATTAGCAGATGCTGCTGCTCATAGTTTACTAACAATTAAGGCTGATGCAAAAGCGATTTCGCGTAGAACTCCTCGGAATTTGGATTATGATCAAGATTTAGATATACCTTGGCAAGATTTATACAATAATCATCAAGGTGTAGAATGGTTTGATGGCAATGGTCGGTTATTGGGTCATGCAGGTCGTTATATTCCTCACATTCCATTTAATCCAAATACGAAAGTTTCTCAACACAAAAAAATTCGCAGCATTATTATTCCTGTCTACTCCGCTAGTTTTATTCCAGAAAGAAAACAACTACAGGGATATGTGCGGGTAAACGAATCTATTGAAAATTTGCAAGAAGAACTTGATAGGCTATTATGGGGATTCAGTTGTGGAGGACTCATTGCTGTTATTTTAACTGGGGTTAGCAGTTGGTGGTTGACAAGACGATCCTTAAAGCCTGTTGAACAAAGTTTTCAACAATTAAAACAGTTCACTGCAGATGCTTCCCATGAGTTGCGAAGTCCCCTTACAGTTGTGAAAACCTCTGTTGAGGTGATGATGAATCACCCAGAACGAATTCACCCCAATGATGAAAAGAAGTTGAAAGCGATCGCAAGTGCTACTAACCAAATGACTCGTTTAGTAGAAGATTTACTCCTGTTAGCAAGAACTGACGCCACACAAACGCTAACTTTTAAGTGGGTATCAATTCCCCTAGATGAACTTTTAGAAGATTTGATGGATTTACTGCAACTACAAGCAGATGTTAAGGGAATCATCCTCAAGTCAGAAATACCCGAAGAGGTGTTTGTTAAGGGGAACCCTGTTGAGTTAAAGCGATTATTTTCTAATCTCCTAGAAAATGCTTTGCAGTATACACCAACTGGAGGAACTGTAAGTGTCAGGGTAATTAGACGAGATCGCTTTGTTTTTGTTTCTATCAATGATACTGGTATTGGTATTGCCCCAGAAGATATTCCACTAATTTTCAATCGCTTTTGGAGGGCAGAGAAAGCCAGAAGTCACAGAGAAGGAGGCTTGGGCTTGGGATTAGCTATTGCTGCTGCGATCGCCCATGCTCACAGTGGAGAAATTACTGTCAAAAGTCAAGTTGGCGTTGGTAGTTCTTTTCAAGTACGTCTGCTTGCTGTTTTGAAAACATAG
- a CDS encoding acyltransferase family protein, whose translation MNPFTEKSPRQKLHLHYLDGLRGIAALYVVAVHIEPSLGEKLPRFWLLFQNTLRYGAFSVVIFIVLSGYVLMLPVTRSQSGFVSGGLLEYFKRRSRRILPPYYATLLGCLLLAFAIFLLEKFTNFQWDEVAGKGPFFPYFSLIDVLSHLFIVHNFTGSTYMTINPPMWSVATEWQLYFLFPLLLLPIWRRFGLLAVVMTGFGLGILPFYILNDFSMATSSWFIGLFTLGMAAAEIGFSQEPKLIAFRKSLPWSMMAIIFAIVAFITEWKRLGLPIWIGQSFFGSSAACLFIYCTQFVISGKKLPHVLGVVEHPWVITLGAFSYSLYLTHGPVITMLRYFLYTLNMTPFMFATTSYLMGVVLSLLIAYWFYLIFERPFMSNFNRCK comes from the coding sequence ATGAATCCGTTCACTGAAAAATCGCCTCGTCAAAAGTTGCATCTTCATTACCTGGATGGCTTACGAGGAATTGCAGCTTTGTATGTGGTAGCCGTACATATTGAACCATCTCTAGGAGAAAAGTTACCTAGATTTTGGTTACTTTTTCAAAATACACTGAGATATGGTGCATTCAGTGTTGTTATTTTTATTGTCCTTTCTGGCTATGTTCTCATGTTGCCAGTTACACGTTCACAAAGTGGTTTTGTTTCTGGTGGTTTACTTGAGTATTTTAAAAGGCGATCACGTCGAATTTTACCACCTTACTATGCGACTCTTTTGGGATGTCTATTACTCGCATTTGCAATATTCTTGCTAGAAAAGTTTACTAATTTTCAATGGGATGAGGTTGCCGGAAAAGGTCCATTTTTTCCCTACTTTTCATTGATCGATGTGTTATCCCACCTGTTTATAGTTCACAATTTTACTGGTAGTACATACATGACTATTAACCCACCAATGTGGAGTGTGGCTACAGAGTGGCAACTCTATTTTTTATTTCCACTTTTACTACTACCCATATGGCGACGTTTCGGGTTGCTAGCCGTCGTTATGACCGGCTTTGGTTTAGGAATATTACCATTTTATATTCTGAATGATTTTTCAATGGCAACCAGTTCTTGGTTCATTGGCTTATTTACCTTGGGGATGGCTGCAGCAGAAATTGGATTTTCTCAAGAACCTAAGTTAATAGCTTTTAGAAAGTCTTTACCGTGGAGTATGATGGCAATAATTTTCGCTATTGTTGCCTTTATAACTGAGTGGAAAAGACTGGGATTACCGATATGGATTGGTCAGAGTTTTTTTGGTTCTTCTGCAGCTTGTTTATTTATTTACTGCACTCAGTTTGTGATTTCGGGCAAAAAGTTACCTCATGTTTTAGGGGTAGTTGAGCATCCTTGGGTAATTACATTGGGCGCATTTTCTTACAGTCTGTATCTCACCCATGGACCAGTCATCACCATGCTACGTTACTTTCTTTATACTCTAAATATGACGCCCTTCATGTTTGCGACAACATCTTACTTAATGGGTGTAGTACTATCCCTACTCATTGCTTATTGGTTTTATTTAATTTTTGAGCGACCATTTATGTCCAACTTCAATCGTTGCAAGTGA
- a CDS encoding KAP family P-loop NTPase fold protein, with product MAQTETHNHQQDDFFIEPEKDRLGYAPFAKHLADSICKMSLSEGFVIAVYGSWGSGKSTLLNFVVHCLKHKPDKEQPIVVHFNAWLFTGNQDITTRFFDQLHSVLTSVKYMPKGLRERIADIAKVVSQVPLPYAQAGMAVATLLDDESKEASELKEELENIVVQLERRIVVAIDDIDRLPIEDIKQLFRIFKAIPNFRNVVYLLVFDKEVVSKALCETQEISPEAYLEKTIQVPFELPSPDKTSLRRLFFEKLNSVLIATPKDGDLRSAQQRLRSAPLGASYRSKDGSLQKHRPNSNQPSANRDLSADLEQSEPQEVPDLEEADVENPATEVTQLFDQTYWSNVYFQGIDHFITNLRDIVHLTDTLTMTYPVVQGEVNPVDFIALESLRVFHPMVHNIIRKNKDAFIEPINYSLDELKNFHNSWLAQLREQDKQPVQTLLRILFPQLQAVWGNRCNKEQKLMWREQHRVCCPEIFPIYFRLTLPEADLSKTQIQAILACAYDAKAFGEKLIELSEQIRPDGTTQVRAFLEKLEDGAIKEIPTSSITSIVEALFDVGEELLLSEDDSHTTIFDFGNEIRIRRIILRLLCRLDEATRFEVLKTSMSQGKALSIITKELENLNEQQSEYTSDIFNLQDEGLISTQHLKELKEIVAKRKQAQNAECSEKASPSVSDSD from the coding sequence ATGGCACAAACTGAAACTCATAACCATCAGCAAGATGACTTCTTCATCGAACCAGAAAAAGACCGACTAGGATACGCGCCTTTCGCCAAGCATTTGGCAGATAGTATTTGCAAAATGAGCCTGAGTGAAGGGTTTGTGATTGCAGTGTACGGTTCGTGGGGTTCCGGCAAATCGACACTGTTGAACTTTGTAGTTCATTGTCTTAAACACAAGCCTGATAAGGAGCAACCAATCGTCGTTCATTTTAATGCTTGGTTGTTTACTGGAAACCAAGACATTACAACACGCTTTTTTGACCAATTACACAGCGTTTTAACCTCTGTAAAATATATGCCCAAAGGCTTGAGAGAGCGAATAGCCGATATTGCTAAAGTTGTTTCTCAAGTTCCCCTCCCTTACGCTCAAGCTGGCATGGCAGTAGCAACATTATTGGATGATGAATCAAAGGAAGCTTCCGAGTTAAAAGAAGAACTCGAAAATATAGTGGTGCAGCTGGAGCGGCGAATAGTCGTTGCAATTGATGATATTGATAGGCTTCCCATAGAAGATATTAAGCAGCTATTTCGCATTTTTAAAGCAATTCCAAATTTTCGTAACGTTGTCTATCTTCTGGTTTTTGATAAAGAAGTTGTTAGTAAAGCACTTTGCGAAACTCAGGAGATATCACCAGAAGCATATTTGGAGAAAACTATTCAAGTTCCTTTTGAGTTACCTTCTCCAGATAAAACTTCACTTCGCAGGCTATTTTTTGAAAAACTTAATAGTGTTCTAATTGCAACACCAAAGGATGGCGATCTGCGCTCCGCGCAGCAGCGTTTGCGCAGCGCCCCCTTAGGGGCTAGCTATCGCTCAAAGGACGGCTCGCTGCAGAAGCATCGCCCTAACTCGAATCAGCCGTCTGCTAACAGAGATCTCAGCGCCGACTTGGAACAATCAGAACCTCAAGAAGTTCCTGACTTGGAGGAAGCTGACGTGGAAAATCCAGCCACAGAAGTCACTCAACTATTTGATCAAACCTATTGGAGCAATGTTTACTTTCAAGGAATAGACCACTTCATTACTAACCTCCGCGACATTGTTCATCTAACTGACACCTTAACAATGACATATCCGGTAGTGCAAGGCGAAGTGAACCCAGTAGATTTTATTGCTTTAGAATCACTACGGGTTTTTCATCCAATGGTACATAACATAATTCGCAAAAACAAAGATGCTTTTATAGAGCCAATCAATTATTCCTTAGATGAATTGAAAAATTTTCATAATTCTTGGTTGGCTCAGTTGCGAGAACAAGATAAGCAACCTGTTCAAACTCTGCTCAGAATTCTTTTTCCTCAATTACAAGCTGTTTGGGGAAACAGATGTAATAAGGAACAAAAATTAATGTGGCGAGAGCAACACCGTGTATGCTGTCCAGAAATATTTCCTATCTACTTCCGTTTAACTTTACCAGAAGCTGATTTATCTAAGACTCAGATCCAAGCCATTCTTGCTTGCGCCTATGATGCCAAGGCATTTGGAGAAAAACTTATAGAACTGTCTGAGCAAATACGTCCTGATGGTACAACTCAAGTTCGGGCATTTTTAGAAAAACTTGAAGATGGCGCAATAAAAGAAATTCCTACCTCTAGCATTACCTCAATTGTGGAAGCTTTATTTGATGTGGGAGAAGAACTGTTACTTTCTGAAGATGATTCTCATACCACAATTTTTGATTTTGGGAATGAAATTAGAATTCGTCGTATCATCTTACGGTTATTATGTCGTCTTGATGAAGCGACACGGTTTGAAGTGTTAAAAACCTCAATGAGTCAAGGAAAAGCATTGTCAATAATTACAAAAGAATTAGAAAATTTAAATGAGCAACAAAGTGAGTACACCTCAGATATATTTAATCTTCAAGATGAAGGGCTGATTAGTACACAACATCTCAAAGAACTGAAAGAAATTGTTGCTAAAAGAAAGCAGGCACAAAACGCAGAATGTTCTGAAAAAGCTAGTCCTTCAGTTTCTGATAGCGATTAG
- a CDS encoding phosphatase PAP2 family protein — protein MLRQISHFWLRHIHPRLAPLIATTGIVGLISCVLILFVLANLAEEVLEREAFAFDTTFLLWLHQFANPSLDNLMLFITNIGSPRTVVTVAAVTVLLLWWRRYREEAKVFVLACLGAFILNTQLKLFFSKPRPELWHQLISEKSFSFPSGHALGSMVLYGFIGYLLAIHYPKLSRVIYSLVVTLIAAIGISRLYLGVHWPTDIIAGYGVGFLWLMTCITMLKLQRLRQLK, from the coding sequence ATGCTCCGACAAATTTCTCATTTCTGGTTGCGTCATATACATCCTCGTTTGGCTCCCTTAATTGCCACAACTGGTATTGTTGGACTTATTAGTTGTGTGCTTATCCTTTTTGTTTTAGCGAACTTAGCTGAAGAGGTTTTAGAGCGAGAAGCTTTTGCATTTGATACGACTTTTCTGTTATGGCTACATCAGTTTGCTAATCCAAGTTTAGATAACTTGATGCTGTTTATTACAAATATTGGTAGTCCTAGGACAGTGGTTACGGTTGCAGCAGTTACTGTCTTGTTACTTTGGTGGCGACGTTACCGAGAAGAAGCAAAAGTTTTTGTACTTGCTTGCTTGGGAGCATTTATTTTAAATACACAACTGAAGTTATTTTTTTCTAAACCTCGCCCTGAACTTTGGCATCAGTTGATTTCGGAAAAATCTTTTAGTTTTCCTAGTGGTCATGCACTGGGTTCTATGGTTCTATATGGTTTTATCGGTTATTTGCTAGCAATTCACTATCCTAAGTTATCCAGAGTAATTTACAGTTTAGTAGTTACTTTAATCGCAGCCATTGGCATCAGTCGCTTATATTTGGGAGTACATTGGCCTACAGATATTATTGCAGGTTATGGAGTCGGTTTCTTGTGGTTGATGACATGTATCACGATGTTAAAACTGCAAAGATTGAGGCAGTTGAAATGA
- the menB gene encoding 1,4-dihydroxy-2-naphthoyl-CoA synthase: MQTNWQIAKTYEDILYHKADGIAKITINRPHKRNAFRPKTVFELYDAFCDAREDTSIGVVLFTGAGPHTDGKYAFCAGGDQSVRGHAGYVDDDGVPRLNVLDLQRLIRSMPKVVIALVAGYAIGGGHVLHLICDLTIAADNAIFGQTGPKVGSFDGGFGASYLARIVGQKKAREIWFLCRQYNAQQSLEMGLVNCVVPIEQLEAEGIQWAREILEKSPIAIRCLKAAFNADCDGQAGLQELAGNATLLYYMTEEGREGKQAFLEKRPPNFHQYPWLP; the protein is encoded by the coding sequence ATGCAAACTAACTGGCAAATAGCTAAAACCTACGAAGACATTCTCTATCACAAAGCAGATGGCATTGCCAAAATTACTATCAACCGTCCTCACAAAAGAAATGCCTTTCGTCCTAAAACTGTTTTTGAACTATACGACGCCTTCTGCGACGCCCGCGAAGATACTAGTATCGGCGTTGTCCTATTTACTGGTGCTGGTCCACACACTGATGGTAAGTATGCTTTCTGTGCAGGAGGTGACCAAAGTGTGCGAGGACACGCTGGCTATGTAGACGATGATGGTGTACCACGTTTGAACGTGCTGGACTTACAACGCCTGATTCGTTCCATGCCAAAAGTAGTTATTGCCCTTGTTGCTGGGTATGCAATTGGTGGAGGACACGTCCTGCACTTAATTTGTGATCTAACTATTGCGGCAGATAACGCCATTTTTGGACAGACTGGTCCGAAAGTAGGTAGTTTTGATGGAGGTTTTGGTGCTAGTTATCTTGCCCGCATTGTTGGACAAAAAAAGGCGCGAGAAATCTGGTTTCTCTGCCGACAGTACAATGCACAGCAATCACTAGAAATGGGTTTAGTCAATTGCGTTGTTCCAATAGAACAACTTGAAGCTGAAGGTATCCAGTGGGCGCGAGAGATTTTAGAAAAAAGCCCGATCGCCATTCGTTGTCTCAAAGCAGCATTTAACGCTGACTGTGATGGACAAGCTGGTTTGCAAGAATTAGCAGGCAATGCCACCTTACTCTATTACATGACAGAAGAAGGACGAGAAGGAAAACAAGCTTTTCTAGAAAAGCGTCCACCGAACTTTCATCAATATCCCTGGCTCCCCTAA